In Trifolium pratense cultivar HEN17-A07 linkage group LG7, ARS_RC_1.1, whole genome shotgun sequence, a genomic segment contains:
- the LOC123895100 gene encoding ubiquitin carboxyl-terminal hydrolase 26-like isoform X4 — protein sequence MRRILSEPSQPELLYELSSFVQHYGNAVDHGHYVAHIKDENTGQWWRFNDKIVTKDSQSSLTKTFSSEDVYLMMYRVKDTNHIERDDNICVPSHYFEEIQTSNATYQKKYNQRKEKESSLINERTEEVRSVLSEASVQSLSQPFFWISCDWLRQWAKNVTPSAIDNTAITCSHGKVLVSKVTSMKRLSSKAWETLLEKYGGGPKLSHEDCCLDCLKEGAQNVMSADTYRDRRESFKQLAWDILDGKNEDGKYYVSRSWLLQWSIGEIPDAPSEANSNPTSDITCSHRQLLPEHATVPKRVLVPKDFWHSIYKDANSVKNDVVTFPSDSKECLVCCRNFFDMFQKKLSMSLFMWKCVKLNLNSSYFLVPTSWISKWRNYINPDVKNSDTPETLNVAINSLLCEKHARLIERPPELILSFGVLTLRESSACGLTLITEEDWKCFCKEWDTEIQGVSAEFENMDNMNNEFGNCQVLIKTCPEVCESCIGEKESHKFHYCNEDICVIFVRGKGRREHSSKAEFNSSTNLEVSASTSLYTLKMLIWDYFGVVKENQILEKGGITIDNSDEYTTLVDLNIFAGDQIIVRDSDDELVNEKKDTQYTEEGYRGTLLTSNVSSQGRTSMQKPPNHFNVQDLSPREMFRLWATLS from the exons ATGCGCCGCATATTGTCTGAGCCATCTCAGCCTGAATTGTTATACGAGTTGTCATCTTTTGTGCAACACTATGGAAATGCAGTTGATCATGGTCATTACGTTGCTCACATCAAGGATGAGAACACGGGGCAATGGTGGAGATTTAATGACAAAATTGTTACTAAAGATTCACAGTCTTCACTTACGAAGACATTTTCATCTGAGGATGTATATCTAATGATGTACCGTGTGAAGGATACTAATCATATTGAAAGAGATGACAATATTTGTGTTCCTTCGCATTATTTTGAAGAGATTCAAACTTCAAATGCGACATATCAAAAGAAGTACAATCAGAGGAAAGAGAAAGAATCGAGTCTCATCAATGAAAGGACGGAAGAAGTACGATCTGTTTTATCTGAAGCATCTGTTCAATCACTTAGTCAACCATTTTTTTGGATCTCTTGTGACTGGCTTCGCCAATGGGCTAAAAATGTTACTCCAAG TGCTATTGACAACACAGCTATCACTTGTTCTCATGGTAAAGTCCTAGTGTCAAAGGTTACCTCAATGAAGCGTCTGTCTTCTAAAGCCTGGGAAACATTACTCGAAAAG TAtggtggggggccaaaactttCTCATGAAGACTGCTGTTTGGACTGTCTGAAGGAAGGGGCTCAGAATGTCATGTCAGCTGACACTTACCGGGATCGAAGAGAATCATTTAAGCAACTTGCATGGGATATTCTTGATGGAAAAAATGAAGATGGAAAGTACTATGTGTCTAGATCATG GTTGCTTCAATGGTCTATAGGAGAAATTCCCGATGCTCCATCTGAAGCTAATTCTAATCCTACCTCTGATATTACTTGTTCACATCGACAACTTTTGCCTGAGCACGCAACTGTTCCTAAGCGGGTGCTTGTTCCTAAGGATTTTTGGCACTCCATATACAAAGATGCCAATTCTGTGAAAAACGATGTGGTCACTTTTCCTTCAGACTCCAAAGAATGCTTAGTATGCTGTAGAAATTTTTTTGATATGtttcagaagaagctgtcaatGAG TCTGTTCATGTGGAAATGTGTGAAGCTTAATCTAAATTCCAGTTATTTCTTAGTTCCTACATCTTGGATTTCGAAATGGAGAAATTACATCAACCCTGATGTCAAGAATTCTGATACACCTGAAACATTAAATGTGGCGATTAATTCACTGCTCTGTGAAAAG CACGCACGACTTATTGAAAGGCCTCCTGAACTGATTCTCAGCTTTGGTGTTTTAACTCTAAGAGAGTCTTCT GCATGTGGTTTAACACTTATAACTGAGGAAGACTGGAAATGTTTCTGCAAAGAATGGGATACTGAAATCCAAGGAGTATCTGCAGAGTTTGAGAATATGGATAACATGAATAATGAATTTGGGAATTGTCAAGTTTTGATCAAGACTTGTCCTGAG GTTTGTGAAAGTTGCATTGGAGAAAAGGAAAGCCATAAATTCCACTATTGCAATGAGGATATATGTGTAATTTTTGTCCGTGGAAAGGGTCGAAGGGAACACTCTAGTAAGGCTGAATTTAACAGTTCTACTAATCTAGAAGTGTCTGCTTCAACATCATTATACACCCTAAAAATGTTGATATGGGACTACTTTGGG GTTGTCAAAGAAAACCAGATACTAGAAAAGGGTGGTATAACAATTGATAACAGTGATGAATATACTACACTTGTGGACCTTAACATATTTGCTGGAGATCAGATTATTGTGCGGGACTCCGATG ATGAGCTGGTTAATGAGAAAAAGGATACGCAGTATACCGAGGAAGGGTATCGTGGAACACTTTTGACTTCAAATGTTTCATCTCAG GGTCGTACCTCAATGCAGAAACCCCCTAACCATTTTAATGTACAAGACCTTTCTCCTCGCGAG
- the LOC123895100 gene encoding ubiquitin carboxyl-terminal hydrolase 26-like isoform X1 yields MRRILSEPSQPELLYELSSFVQHYGNAVDHGHYVAHIKDENTGQWWRFNDKIVTKDSQSSLTKTFSSEDVYLMMYRVKDTNHIERDDNICVPSHYFEEIQTSNATYQKKYNQRKEKESSLINERTEEVRSVLSEASVQSLSQPFFWISCDWLRQWAKNVTPSAIDNTAITCSHGKVLVSKVTSMKRLSSKAWETLLEKYGGGPKLSHEDCCLDCLKEGAQNVMSADTYRDRRESFKQLAWDILDGKNEDGKYYVSRSWLLQWSIGEIPDAPSEANSNPTSDITCSHRQLLPEHATVPKRVLVPKDFWHSIYKDANSVKNDVVTFPSDSKECLVCCRNFFDMFQKKLSMSLFMWKCVKLNLNSSYFLVPTSWISKWRNYINPDVKNSDTPETLNVAINSLLCEKHARLIERPPELILSFGVLTLRESSACGLTLITEEDWKCFCKEWDTEIQGVSAEFENMDNMNNEFGNCQVLIKTCPEVCESCIGEKESHKFHYCNEDICVIFVRGKGRREHSSKAEFNSSTNLEVSASTSLYTLKMLIWDYFGVVKENQILEKGGITIDNSDEYTTLVDLNIFAGDQIIVRDSDDELVNEKKDTQYTEEGYRGTLLTSNVSSQGRTSMQKPPNHFNVQDLSPREVLESIDQFFVEGHISQYPEFAVPSLTDHIYLKEVGHIVLLKRFMISPSSRGTKSLIHWMLHKIRSNLRANRSTTLRALYYMNTFFTSESQSTTIVDYIAAMLECTRTSLNIYAVPTGYVIGDLTFVYKNEIVDCRRVEKPIPTGVITDLRTEADYILLVEKDCILARLSDDDFHISHKCIIISSHGRPSMAVRGLVRSLKLRFQLPIFALMDFDPAGIDIMVSFEYGSKNSALYNSNLITKGIKWLGVKQGDIQLLPDGCMLEMTEKNLKAAKEMLRQPQIRENSEWVKSLMWMIKNKKKTRIDALTADNISYLANTYLPSRISEMMNEFGE; encoded by the exons ATGCGCCGCATATTGTCTGAGCCATCTCAGCCTGAATTGTTATACGAGTTGTCATCTTTTGTGCAACACTATGGAAATGCAGTTGATCATGGTCATTACGTTGCTCACATCAAGGATGAGAACACGGGGCAATGGTGGAGATTTAATGACAAAATTGTTACTAAAGATTCACAGTCTTCACTTACGAAGACATTTTCATCTGAGGATGTATATCTAATGATGTACCGTGTGAAGGATACTAATCATATTGAAAGAGATGACAATATTTGTGTTCCTTCGCATTATTTTGAAGAGATTCAAACTTCAAATGCGACATATCAAAAGAAGTACAATCAGAGGAAAGAGAAAGAATCGAGTCTCATCAATGAAAGGACGGAAGAAGTACGATCTGTTTTATCTGAAGCATCTGTTCAATCACTTAGTCAACCATTTTTTTGGATCTCTTGTGACTGGCTTCGCCAATGGGCTAAAAATGTTACTCCAAG TGCTATTGACAACACAGCTATCACTTGTTCTCATGGTAAAGTCCTAGTGTCAAAGGTTACCTCAATGAAGCGTCTGTCTTCTAAAGCCTGGGAAACATTACTCGAAAAG TAtggtggggggccaaaactttCTCATGAAGACTGCTGTTTGGACTGTCTGAAGGAAGGGGCTCAGAATGTCATGTCAGCTGACACTTACCGGGATCGAAGAGAATCATTTAAGCAACTTGCATGGGATATTCTTGATGGAAAAAATGAAGATGGAAAGTACTATGTGTCTAGATCATG GTTGCTTCAATGGTCTATAGGAGAAATTCCCGATGCTCCATCTGAAGCTAATTCTAATCCTACCTCTGATATTACTTGTTCACATCGACAACTTTTGCCTGAGCACGCAACTGTTCCTAAGCGGGTGCTTGTTCCTAAGGATTTTTGGCACTCCATATACAAAGATGCCAATTCTGTGAAAAACGATGTGGTCACTTTTCCTTCAGACTCCAAAGAATGCTTAGTATGCTGTAGAAATTTTTTTGATATGtttcagaagaagctgtcaatGAG TCTGTTCATGTGGAAATGTGTGAAGCTTAATCTAAATTCCAGTTATTTCTTAGTTCCTACATCTTGGATTTCGAAATGGAGAAATTACATCAACCCTGATGTCAAGAATTCTGATACACCTGAAACATTAAATGTGGCGATTAATTCACTGCTCTGTGAAAAG CACGCACGACTTATTGAAAGGCCTCCTGAACTGATTCTCAGCTTTGGTGTTTTAACTCTAAGAGAGTCTTCT GCATGTGGTTTAACACTTATAACTGAGGAAGACTGGAAATGTTTCTGCAAAGAATGGGATACTGAAATCCAAGGAGTATCTGCAGAGTTTGAGAATATGGATAACATGAATAATGAATTTGGGAATTGTCAAGTTTTGATCAAGACTTGTCCTGAG GTTTGTGAAAGTTGCATTGGAGAAAAGGAAAGCCATAAATTCCACTATTGCAATGAGGATATATGTGTAATTTTTGTCCGTGGAAAGGGTCGAAGGGAACACTCTAGTAAGGCTGAATTTAACAGTTCTACTAATCTAGAAGTGTCTGCTTCAACATCATTATACACCCTAAAAATGTTGATATGGGACTACTTTGGG GTTGTCAAAGAAAACCAGATACTAGAAAAGGGTGGTATAACAATTGATAACAGTGATGAATATACTACACTTGTGGACCTTAACATATTTGCTGGAGATCAGATTATTGTGCGGGACTCCGATG ATGAGCTGGTTAATGAGAAAAAGGATACGCAGTATACCGAGGAAGGGTATCGTGGAACACTTTTGACTTCAAATGTTTCATCTCAG GGTCGTACCTCAATGCAGAAACCCCCTAACCATTTTAATGTACAAGACCTTTCTCCTCGCGAGGTATTAGAAAGCATTGATCAATTCTTCGTTGAAGGCCACATATCTCAATATCCTGAATTTGCGGTCCCTTCTCTCACTGATCACATATACTTGAAAGAGGTTGGACATATCGTCCTACTTAAGCGTTTTATGATTTCACCCTCAAGCAGGGGGACAAAGTCACTGATACATTGGATGCTTCATAAGATTCGAAGCAACTTAAGGGCAAATCGGTCTACAACATTGAGAGCTCTGTATTATATGAATACTTTTTTCACATCAGAAAGTCAGTCAACTACTATTGTGGATTACATTGCTGCTATGTTAGAATGCACCAGAACAAGCTTAAACATTTATGCAGTTCCAACCGGATATGTGATTGGAGATTTAACTTTTGTGTACAAAAATGAAATTGTCGACTGCAGAAGAGTTGAGAAACCAATACCAACTGGTGTGATCACTGATCTGAGGACGGAAGCTGATTATATTCTTTTGGTTGAAAAGGATTGTATACTAGCTAGACTATCTGATGATGATTTCCACATTTCTCATAAGTGCATCATTATTAGTTCTCATGGTCGGCCGAGTATGGCAGTAAGGGGTCTAGTAAGAAGCTTGAAGTTACGATTTCAACTACCTATTTTCGCGCTAATGGATTTTGATCCTGCCGGGATAGATATCATGGTCAGTTTTGAGTACGGTTCCAAAAATAGTGCACTCTATAATTCAAACTTGATCACCAAGGGTATAAAGTGGCTTGGAGTCAAACAAGGTGATATACAATTATTGCCGGATGGATGCATGTTAGAGATGACCGAAAAAAATCTTAAAGCTGCTAAGGAAATGCTTCGACAGCCTCAGATTCGAGAGAATTCTGAGTGGGTGAAAAGTTTGATGtggatgataaaaaataaaaagaagacaAGGATAGATGCACTTACTGCAGATAATATTTCCTATTTGGCGAATACTTACCTACCTTCGAGGATTAGTGAGATGATGAATGAGTTTGGCGA
- the LOC123895100 gene encoding ubiquitin carboxyl-terminal hydrolase 26-like isoform X2, which translates to MRRILSEPSQPELLYELSSFVQHYGNAVDHGHYVAHIKDENTGQWWRFNDKIVTKDSQSSLTKTFSSEDVYLMMYRVKDTNHIERDDNICVPSHYFEEIQTSNATYQKKYNQRKEKESSLINERTEEVRSVLSEASVQSLSQPFFWISCDWLRQWAKNVTPSAIDNTAITCSHGKVLVSKVTSMKRLSSKAWETLLEKYGGGPKLSHEDCCLDCLKEGAQNVMSADTYRDRRESFKQLAWDILDGKNEDGKYYVSRSWLLQWSIGEIPDAPSEANSNPTSDITCSHRQLLPEHATVPKRVLVPKDFWHSIYKDANSVKNDVVTFPSDSKECLVCCRNFFDMFQKKLSMSLFMWKCVKLNLNSSYFLVPTSWISKWRNYINPDVKNSDTPETLNVAINSLLCEKACGLTLITEEDWKCFCKEWDTEIQGVSAEFENMDNMNNEFGNCQVLIKTCPEVCESCIGEKESHKFHYCNEDICVIFVRGKGRREHSSKAEFNSSTNLEVSASTSLYTLKMLIWDYFGVVKENQILEKGGITIDNSDEYTTLVDLNIFAGDQIIVRDSDDELVNEKKDTQYTEEGYRGTLLTSNVSSQGRTSMQKPPNHFNVQDLSPREVLESIDQFFVEGHISQYPEFAVPSLTDHIYLKEVGHIVLLKRFMISPSSRGTKSLIHWMLHKIRSNLRANRSTTLRALYYMNTFFTSESQSTTIVDYIAAMLECTRTSLNIYAVPTGYVIGDLTFVYKNEIVDCRRVEKPIPTGVITDLRTEADYILLVEKDCILARLSDDDFHISHKCIIISSHGRPSMAVRGLVRSLKLRFQLPIFALMDFDPAGIDIMVSFEYGSKNSALYNSNLITKGIKWLGVKQGDIQLLPDGCMLEMTEKNLKAAKEMLRQPQIRENSEWVKSLMWMIKNKKKTRIDALTADNISYLANTYLPSRISEMMNEFGE; encoded by the exons ATGCGCCGCATATTGTCTGAGCCATCTCAGCCTGAATTGTTATACGAGTTGTCATCTTTTGTGCAACACTATGGAAATGCAGTTGATCATGGTCATTACGTTGCTCACATCAAGGATGAGAACACGGGGCAATGGTGGAGATTTAATGACAAAATTGTTACTAAAGATTCACAGTCTTCACTTACGAAGACATTTTCATCTGAGGATGTATATCTAATGATGTACCGTGTGAAGGATACTAATCATATTGAAAGAGATGACAATATTTGTGTTCCTTCGCATTATTTTGAAGAGATTCAAACTTCAAATGCGACATATCAAAAGAAGTACAATCAGAGGAAAGAGAAAGAATCGAGTCTCATCAATGAAAGGACGGAAGAAGTACGATCTGTTTTATCTGAAGCATCTGTTCAATCACTTAGTCAACCATTTTTTTGGATCTCTTGTGACTGGCTTCGCCAATGGGCTAAAAATGTTACTCCAAG TGCTATTGACAACACAGCTATCACTTGTTCTCATGGTAAAGTCCTAGTGTCAAAGGTTACCTCAATGAAGCGTCTGTCTTCTAAAGCCTGGGAAACATTACTCGAAAAG TAtggtggggggccaaaactttCTCATGAAGACTGCTGTTTGGACTGTCTGAAGGAAGGGGCTCAGAATGTCATGTCAGCTGACACTTACCGGGATCGAAGAGAATCATTTAAGCAACTTGCATGGGATATTCTTGATGGAAAAAATGAAGATGGAAAGTACTATGTGTCTAGATCATG GTTGCTTCAATGGTCTATAGGAGAAATTCCCGATGCTCCATCTGAAGCTAATTCTAATCCTACCTCTGATATTACTTGTTCACATCGACAACTTTTGCCTGAGCACGCAACTGTTCCTAAGCGGGTGCTTGTTCCTAAGGATTTTTGGCACTCCATATACAAAGATGCCAATTCTGTGAAAAACGATGTGGTCACTTTTCCTTCAGACTCCAAAGAATGCTTAGTATGCTGTAGAAATTTTTTTGATATGtttcagaagaagctgtcaatGAG TCTGTTCATGTGGAAATGTGTGAAGCTTAATCTAAATTCCAGTTATTTCTTAGTTCCTACATCTTGGATTTCGAAATGGAGAAATTACATCAACCCTGATGTCAAGAATTCTGATACACCTGAAACATTAAATGTGGCGATTAATTCACTGCTCTGTGAAAAG GCATGTGGTTTAACACTTATAACTGAGGAAGACTGGAAATGTTTCTGCAAAGAATGGGATACTGAAATCCAAGGAGTATCTGCAGAGTTTGAGAATATGGATAACATGAATAATGAATTTGGGAATTGTCAAGTTTTGATCAAGACTTGTCCTGAG GTTTGTGAAAGTTGCATTGGAGAAAAGGAAAGCCATAAATTCCACTATTGCAATGAGGATATATGTGTAATTTTTGTCCGTGGAAAGGGTCGAAGGGAACACTCTAGTAAGGCTGAATTTAACAGTTCTACTAATCTAGAAGTGTCTGCTTCAACATCATTATACACCCTAAAAATGTTGATATGGGACTACTTTGGG GTTGTCAAAGAAAACCAGATACTAGAAAAGGGTGGTATAACAATTGATAACAGTGATGAATATACTACACTTGTGGACCTTAACATATTTGCTGGAGATCAGATTATTGTGCGGGACTCCGATG ATGAGCTGGTTAATGAGAAAAAGGATACGCAGTATACCGAGGAAGGGTATCGTGGAACACTTTTGACTTCAAATGTTTCATCTCAG GGTCGTACCTCAATGCAGAAACCCCCTAACCATTTTAATGTACAAGACCTTTCTCCTCGCGAGGTATTAGAAAGCATTGATCAATTCTTCGTTGAAGGCCACATATCTCAATATCCTGAATTTGCGGTCCCTTCTCTCACTGATCACATATACTTGAAAGAGGTTGGACATATCGTCCTACTTAAGCGTTTTATGATTTCACCCTCAAGCAGGGGGACAAAGTCACTGATACATTGGATGCTTCATAAGATTCGAAGCAACTTAAGGGCAAATCGGTCTACAACATTGAGAGCTCTGTATTATATGAATACTTTTTTCACATCAGAAAGTCAGTCAACTACTATTGTGGATTACATTGCTGCTATGTTAGAATGCACCAGAACAAGCTTAAACATTTATGCAGTTCCAACCGGATATGTGATTGGAGATTTAACTTTTGTGTACAAAAATGAAATTGTCGACTGCAGAAGAGTTGAGAAACCAATACCAACTGGTGTGATCACTGATCTGAGGACGGAAGCTGATTATATTCTTTTGGTTGAAAAGGATTGTATACTAGCTAGACTATCTGATGATGATTTCCACATTTCTCATAAGTGCATCATTATTAGTTCTCATGGTCGGCCGAGTATGGCAGTAAGGGGTCTAGTAAGAAGCTTGAAGTTACGATTTCAACTACCTATTTTCGCGCTAATGGATTTTGATCCTGCCGGGATAGATATCATGGTCAGTTTTGAGTACGGTTCCAAAAATAGTGCACTCTATAATTCAAACTTGATCACCAAGGGTATAAAGTGGCTTGGAGTCAAACAAGGTGATATACAATTATTGCCGGATGGATGCATGTTAGAGATGACCGAAAAAAATCTTAAAGCTGCTAAGGAAATGCTTCGACAGCCTCAGATTCGAGAGAATTCTGAGTGGGTGAAAAGTTTGATGtggatgataaaaaataaaaagaagacaAGGATAGATGCACTTACTGCAGATAATATTTCCTATTTGGCGAATACTTACCTACCTTCGAGGATTAGTGAGATGATGAATGAGTTTGGCGA
- the LOC123895100 gene encoding ubiquitin carboxyl-terminal hydrolase 26-like isoform X3, translating into MRRILSEPSQPELLYELSSFVQHYGNAVDHGHYVAHIKDENTGQWWRFNDKIVTKDSQSSLTKTFSSEDVYLMMYRVKDTNHIERDDNICVPSHYFEEIQTSNATYQKKYNQRKEKESSLINERTEEVRSVLSEASVQSLSQPFFWISCDWLRQWAKNVTPSAIDNTAITCSHGKVLVSKVTSMKRLSSKAWETLLEKYGGGPKLSHEDCCLDCLKEGAQNVMSADTYRDRRESFKQLAWDILDGKNEDGKYYVSRSCLFMWKCVKLNLNSSYFLVPTSWISKWRNYINPDVKNSDTPETLNVAINSLLCEKHARLIERPPELILSFGVLTLRESSACGLTLITEEDWKCFCKEWDTEIQGVSAEFENMDNMNNEFGNCQVLIKTCPEVCESCIGEKESHKFHYCNEDICVIFVRGKGRREHSSKAEFNSSTNLEVSASTSLYTLKMLIWDYFGVVKENQILEKGGITIDNSDEYTTLVDLNIFAGDQIIVRDSDDELVNEKKDTQYTEEGYRGTLLTSNVSSQGRTSMQKPPNHFNVQDLSPREVLESIDQFFVEGHISQYPEFAVPSLTDHIYLKEVGHIVLLKRFMISPSSRGTKSLIHWMLHKIRSNLRANRSTTLRALYYMNTFFTSESQSTTIVDYIAAMLECTRTSLNIYAVPTGYVIGDLTFVYKNEIVDCRRVEKPIPTGVITDLRTEADYILLVEKDCILARLSDDDFHISHKCIIISSHGRPSMAVRGLVRSLKLRFQLPIFALMDFDPAGIDIMVSFEYGSKNSALYNSNLITKGIKWLGVKQGDIQLLPDGCMLEMTEKNLKAAKEMLRQPQIRENSEWVKSLMWMIKNKKKTRIDALTADNISYLANTYLPSRISEMMNEFGE; encoded by the exons ATGCGCCGCATATTGTCTGAGCCATCTCAGCCTGAATTGTTATACGAGTTGTCATCTTTTGTGCAACACTATGGAAATGCAGTTGATCATGGTCATTACGTTGCTCACATCAAGGATGAGAACACGGGGCAATGGTGGAGATTTAATGACAAAATTGTTACTAAAGATTCACAGTCTTCACTTACGAAGACATTTTCATCTGAGGATGTATATCTAATGATGTACCGTGTGAAGGATACTAATCATATTGAAAGAGATGACAATATTTGTGTTCCTTCGCATTATTTTGAAGAGATTCAAACTTCAAATGCGACATATCAAAAGAAGTACAATCAGAGGAAAGAGAAAGAATCGAGTCTCATCAATGAAAGGACGGAAGAAGTACGATCTGTTTTATCTGAAGCATCTGTTCAATCACTTAGTCAACCATTTTTTTGGATCTCTTGTGACTGGCTTCGCCAATGGGCTAAAAATGTTACTCCAAG TGCTATTGACAACACAGCTATCACTTGTTCTCATGGTAAAGTCCTAGTGTCAAAGGTTACCTCAATGAAGCGTCTGTCTTCTAAAGCCTGGGAAACATTACTCGAAAAG TAtggtggggggccaaaactttCTCATGAAGACTGCTGTTTGGACTGTCTGAAGGAAGGGGCTCAGAATGTCATGTCAGCTGACACTTACCGGGATCGAAGAGAATCATTTAAGCAACTTGCATGGGATATTCTTGATGGAAAAAATGAAGATGGAAAGTACTATGTGTCTAGATCATG TCTGTTCATGTGGAAATGTGTGAAGCTTAATCTAAATTCCAGTTATTTCTTAGTTCCTACATCTTGGATTTCGAAATGGAGAAATTACATCAACCCTGATGTCAAGAATTCTGATACACCTGAAACATTAAATGTGGCGATTAATTCACTGCTCTGTGAAAAG CACGCACGACTTATTGAAAGGCCTCCTGAACTGATTCTCAGCTTTGGTGTTTTAACTCTAAGAGAGTCTTCT GCATGTGGTTTAACACTTATAACTGAGGAAGACTGGAAATGTTTCTGCAAAGAATGGGATACTGAAATCCAAGGAGTATCTGCAGAGTTTGAGAATATGGATAACATGAATAATGAATTTGGGAATTGTCAAGTTTTGATCAAGACTTGTCCTGAG GTTTGTGAAAGTTGCATTGGAGAAAAGGAAAGCCATAAATTCCACTATTGCAATGAGGATATATGTGTAATTTTTGTCCGTGGAAAGGGTCGAAGGGAACACTCTAGTAAGGCTGAATTTAACAGTTCTACTAATCTAGAAGTGTCTGCTTCAACATCATTATACACCCTAAAAATGTTGATATGGGACTACTTTGGG GTTGTCAAAGAAAACCAGATACTAGAAAAGGGTGGTATAACAATTGATAACAGTGATGAATATACTACACTTGTGGACCTTAACATATTTGCTGGAGATCAGATTATTGTGCGGGACTCCGATG ATGAGCTGGTTAATGAGAAAAAGGATACGCAGTATACCGAGGAAGGGTATCGTGGAACACTTTTGACTTCAAATGTTTCATCTCAG GGTCGTACCTCAATGCAGAAACCCCCTAACCATTTTAATGTACAAGACCTTTCTCCTCGCGAGGTATTAGAAAGCATTGATCAATTCTTCGTTGAAGGCCACATATCTCAATATCCTGAATTTGCGGTCCCTTCTCTCACTGATCACATATACTTGAAAGAGGTTGGACATATCGTCCTACTTAAGCGTTTTATGATTTCACCCTCAAGCAGGGGGACAAAGTCACTGATACATTGGATGCTTCATAAGATTCGAAGCAACTTAAGGGCAAATCGGTCTACAACATTGAGAGCTCTGTATTATATGAATACTTTTTTCACATCAGAAAGTCAGTCAACTACTATTGTGGATTACATTGCTGCTATGTTAGAATGCACCAGAACAAGCTTAAACATTTATGCAGTTCCAACCGGATATGTGATTGGAGATTTAACTTTTGTGTACAAAAATGAAATTGTCGACTGCAGAAGAGTTGAGAAACCAATACCAACTGGTGTGATCACTGATCTGAGGACGGAAGCTGATTATATTCTTTTGGTTGAAAAGGATTGTATACTAGCTAGACTATCTGATGATGATTTCCACATTTCTCATAAGTGCATCATTATTAGTTCTCATGGTCGGCCGAGTATGGCAGTAAGGGGTCTAGTAAGAAGCTTGAAGTTACGATTTCAACTACCTATTTTCGCGCTAATGGATTTTGATCCTGCCGGGATAGATATCATGGTCAGTTTTGAGTACGGTTCCAAAAATAGTGCACTCTATAATTCAAACTTGATCACCAAGGGTATAAAGTGGCTTGGAGTCAAACAAGGTGATATACAATTATTGCCGGATGGATGCATGTTAGAGATGACCGAAAAAAATCTTAAAGCTGCTAAGGAAATGCTTCGACAGCCTCAGATTCGAGAGAATTCTGAGTGGGTGAAAAGTTTGATGtggatgataaaaaataaaaagaagacaAGGATAGATGCACTTACTGCAGATAATATTTCCTATTTGGCGAATACTTACCTACCTTCGAGGATTAGTGAGATGATGAATGAGTTTGGCGA